In Canis lupus baileyi chromosome 15, mCanLup2.hap1, whole genome shotgun sequence, one genomic interval encodes:
- the LOC140605177 gene encoding thymosin beta-4-like: MSDKPDMAEIEKFDKSELKKTEMQEKNPLPSKETIEQEKQAGES; this comes from the coding sequence ATGTCTGACAAACCCGATATGGCTGAGATTGAGAAATTCGATAAGTCGGaattgaagaaaacagaaatgcaagAGAAAAATCCACTGCCTTCGAAAGAAACGATTGAacaggagaagcaagcaggcGAATCGTAA
- the STMP1 gene encoding short transmembrane mitochondrial protein 1, producing MLQFLGLPAGGLRRARRTSIPKSVLSCTLLCLRNATLPSLPTSDSGQDAGVPLRFQVATRSARGRNAFPNLGFTFGNVVGMYLAQNYDIPNVAKKLEEIKKDLDAKKKPPSS from the exons ATGCTCCAGTTCCTG GGATTGCCCGCTGGCGGTTTGCGGAGGGCTCGCCGGACGTCCATCCCCAAGTCAGTCTTGTCTTGCACGTTGCTGTGCCTTCGGAACGCGACGCTGCCTTCCCTTCCTACCTCTGATTCCGGCCAGGACGCAGGCGTGCCGCTTCGCTTCCAGGTGGCCACACGGAGCGCTCGGGGACGAAATGCCTTCCCAAAT CTTGGATTTACTTTTGGCAACGTGGTTGGAATGTATCTGGCTCAGAACTATGAC atacCAAACGTGGctaaaaaactagaagaaattaaaaaggactTGGATGCCAAGAAGAAACCCCCTAGTTCATGA